One region of Chryseobacterium sp. C-71 genomic DNA includes:
- a CDS encoding S9 family peptidase gives MKLKYSLLALAAPFIMNAQQVMTPEILWTLKKVGVQAVSPDQSSLIYKVGQVDLKTEKTKNENYFLNVLNNQSSKIDLGKKALIQWDKNGLYAQEGDKIFLSKDSGKTWTEFYTIGEVDNIVISPDGKKIAFSKQVLVEKLMGKDKYADTPKTTAQVYTDLNHRHWDYFNEGKYNHVFVVDVSANVDSAKDLLEGKTWDSPQRPFGGAEDFVFSPDSTQLLYVTKPKSGKEYSTSTNTDIFAYDLASGTTKNLTETNKGYDVNPKFSPDGKSLLWQSMERDGYEADKNEIKMMDWKSGKLSNLTKAWDESVSGDVFWSGDSKAIYFTAAYRGTKQLFSLDTKSSKVQQITKGDFDINEIFADQKSSLLVSKTDINHASEIFSVNLKNGELQQVTEANKDTYAKLAQGKSELKMVKTTDGKEMGVWFHYPPNFDPNKKYPTLVYCQGGPQSALTQFFSTRWNFALMAANGYIVVAPNRRGMPGWGTKWNEEISRDWGGQPIRDYLSATDYAKTLPYVDGDRVAAVGASYGGYSVFMLAGVHNNRFKTFIAHDGLFDMKSWYLTTEELWFANWDLGSPWEKPLPKAYTEFNPSNFVDKWNKPIMIFQGGIDFRVGYEQGQEAFQAAKLKGLKSKLVYFPNENHWVLHPQNGLVWQREFFDWLKETL, from the coding sequence ATGAAATTGAAATACAGTCTGCTCGCTCTGGCAGCTCCGTTTATAATGAATGCACAACAAGTAATGACTCCCGAAATTCTCTGGACTTTAAAGAAAGTCGGAGTTCAGGCGGTTTCACCTGACCAGTCTTCACTTATTTATAAAGTGGGACAAGTTGATTTAAAGACTGAAAAAACTAAAAACGAAAACTATTTCCTGAATGTTTTAAACAATCAATCTTCTAAAATTGATTTAGGTAAAAAAGCATTAATTCAGTGGGATAAAAACGGATTGTACGCTCAGGAAGGCGACAAAATTTTCCTTTCAAAAGACAGCGGAAAAACCTGGACAGAATTTTACACAATCGGTGAGGTTGATAACATTGTAATTTCTCCGGACGGAAAGAAAATAGCTTTCAGCAAGCAGGTTTTGGTTGAAAAACTAATGGGGAAAGATAAATACGCAGATACTCCTAAAACAACAGCTCAGGTTTATACAGATTTGAATCACAGACATTGGGATTATTTCAATGAAGGAAAATATAATCATGTTTTTGTGGTTGATGTTTCTGCAAACGTAGATTCTGCAAAAGATTTATTGGAAGGAAAAACATGGGATTCTCCACAAAGACCTTTCGGCGGAGCTGAAGATTTCGTTTTCAGCCCAGATTCTACGCAGCTTTTGTATGTTACAAAACCTAAAAGCGGAAAAGAATATTCTACAAGTACAAACACCGATATTTTCGCCTACGATTTAGCATCAGGAACAACTAAAAATTTAACTGAAACGAATAAAGGCTACGATGTAAATCCTAAATTCAGTCCGGACGGAAAATCTTTGCTTTGGCAAAGTATGGAAAGAGATGGCTACGAAGCTGATAAAAACGAAATCAAAATGATGGACTGGAAATCAGGGAAGTTATCAAACCTTACGAAAGCTTGGGACGAAAGTGTTTCCGGCGATGTTTTCTGGAGTGGAGATTCTAAAGCAATTTATTTTACAGCAGCTTACAGAGGGACAAAACAGTTGTTTTCTTTAGACACAAAATCTTCAAAAGTTCAGCAGATTACCAAAGGTGATTTTGATATAAATGAAATTTTTGCAGATCAAAAAAGTTCACTTTTAGTTTCAAAAACAGATATCAATCACGCATCAGAAATATTCTCTGTAAATCTTAAAAACGGTGAACTGCAACAAGTTACTGAAGCCAATAAAGATACTTACGCAAAATTAGCACAAGGAAAATCTGAATTGAAGATGGTGAAAACCACAGACGGAAAAGAAATGGGAGTTTGGTTTCATTATCCGCCCAACTTCGATCCTAATAAAAAATATCCGACTTTAGTGTATTGTCAGGGCGGTCCGCAATCTGCTTTAACCCAATTTTTCAGCACAAGATGGAATTTTGCTTTAATGGCAGCCAACGGATACATCGTAGTCGCACCAAACAGAAGAGGAATGCCGGGTTGGGGAACCAAATGGAACGAAGAAATCTCAAGAGATTGGGGCGGACAACCGATAAGAGATTATCTGTCTGCCACGGACTATGCTAAAACTTTGCCTTATGTAGACGGTGATAGAGTAGCGGCAGTTGGTGCAAGTTATGGTGGTTACAGCGTATTTATGCTAGCTGGAGTTCACAACAACAGATTCAAAACATTCATCGCCCACGATGGTTTATTTGATATGAAATCTTGGTATTTAACAACCGAAGAACTTTGGTTTGCGAATTGGGATTTAGGTTCTCCGTGGGAAAAACCACTTCCGAAAGCTTATACAGAATTTAACCCAAGCAATTTTGTTGACAAATGGAATAAACCGATCATGATTTTTCAAGGTGGAATTGATTTCAGAGTAGGGTATGAGCAAGGTCAGGAAGCTTTTCAGGCAGCAAAACTGAAAGGTTTAAAATCAAAATTAGTCTATTTCCCGAACGAAAACCACTGGGTTCTTCATCCACAAAACGGATTGGTTTGGCAGAGAGAATTTTTTGATTGGTTGAAAGAAACTTTGTAA
- the queA gene encoding tRNA preQ1(34) S-adenosylmethionine ribosyltransferase-isomerase QueA: protein MKTSDFNFDLPEELLAEHPSEHRDESRLMVLDRKNQTIEHKTFKDVVDYFDEKDLFIFNNTKVFPARLYGNKEKTGAKIEVFLLRELDKETRVWDVLVDPARKIRIGNKLFFTEDESLVAEVIDNTTSRGRTLRFLFDGSYEEFRKKLNELGETPLPKYIKRDVEPEDAERYQTIYAKVEGAVAAPTAGLHFSRHLMKRLEIKGIDFAEVTLHVGLGTFNPIEVEDLSKHKMESEEIIIDEKNAEIINKAVQENRRVCAVGTTTMRAIETSVSSNRKISAFNGWTNKFIYPPHDFGVANTMITNFHTPKSTLMMMIAAFAGKDFLMQAYEEAVREKYKFYSYGDAMLII, encoded by the coding sequence ATGAAGACATCCGATTTTAATTTTGATCTCCCTGAAGAATTATTGGCAGAGCATCCGTCTGAACATAGAGACGAGTCTAGGTTGATGGTTCTTGATAGAAAAAATCAAACTATAGAGCACAAAACATTTAAAGACGTTGTAGATTATTTTGATGAAAAAGATTTATTCATCTTCAACAACACTAAAGTTTTCCCGGCACGTCTTTACGGAAATAAAGAAAAAACAGGAGCTAAAATCGAAGTTTTCTTGTTGAGAGAGCTTGATAAAGAAACCCGTGTTTGGGATGTTTTGGTAGATCCTGCAAGAAAAATCAGAATTGGTAACAAATTATTTTTCACCGAAGATGAATCTTTAGTTGCTGAGGTAATTGATAATACAACCTCTAGAGGTAGAACATTGAGATTTTTATTCGACGGTTCTTACGAAGAATTTCGTAAAAAATTGAACGAGCTAGGAGAAACTCCTCTTCCGAAATATATCAAAAGAGATGTTGAACCGGAAGATGCTGAAAGATACCAGACGATTTATGCTAAAGTAGAAGGAGCTGTAGCGGCGCCAACTGCAGGTCTGCATTTCTCAAGACATTTGATGAAAAGATTGGAAATCAAAGGAATCGATTTTGCTGAAGTAACCCTTCACGTAGGATTAGGAACTTTCAACCCGATTGAAGTAGAAGATCTTTCTAAGCATAAAATGGAATCTGAAGAAATCATCATCGATGAGAAAAATGCTGAAATCATCAACAAGGCCGTACAGGAAAACAGAAGAGTATGTGCAGTAGGAACAACTACGATGAGAGCGATTGAAACTTCAGTTTCTTCAAACAGAAAAATCTCAGCGTTCAATGGCTGGACAAATAAATTTATTTACCCGCCTCACGATTTTGGAGTTGCCAATACGATGATTACTAATTTCCACACGCCAAAATCTACATTGATGATGATGATTGCAGCGTTTGCAG
- a CDS encoding AIM24 family protein, whose translation MSKYSLEEFVKETKENPLERDYFELEKPALLEINLNNQAVWTKTGSMVGYVGNVNFERQGMLSGGLGNMLKKAISGEGAKLMKAEGTGKLYVADSGKKVRILYLNNETLFVNGNDVLAHEQSVKSDITMLKSIAGMMSGGLFQVKLSGTGHIAITTHGEPLTLMVTPDAPVFTDPNATVAWSGNLSPELKTNVSFKSLIGRGSGEEFQMKFSGNGWVLIQPYEEIYVVAK comes from the coding sequence ATGAGCAAATATTCTTTAGAAGAATTCGTAAAAGAAACCAAAGAAAATCCTCTTGAAAGAGATTATTTCGAATTGGAAAAACCTGCACTTTTAGAAATTAACCTAAACAATCAAGCGGTCTGGACAAAAACTGGGAGTATGGTTGGCTACGTTGGAAATGTCAACTTTGAAAGACAAGGAATGCTTTCCGGCGGATTGGGAAATATGTTGAAAAAAGCAATCAGCGGAGAAGGTGCAAAACTGATGAAAGCAGAGGGAACTGGAAAATTATATGTTGCCGATTCAGGAAAAAAGGTTAGAATCTTATATTTGAACAACGAAACTCTTTTCGTGAACGGAAATGATGTTCTAGCGCACGAACAAAGCGTTAAAAGCGACATCACGATGTTAAAAAGCATTGCCGGAATGATGTCTGGAGGACTTTTCCAAGTAAAACTTTCAGGAACTGGTCACATTGCCATTACTACTCATGGTGAGCCTTTAACATTGATGGTAACACCTGATGCTCCGGTTTTTACTGATCCAAATGCCACGGTTGCATGGTCTGGAAATTTAAGTCCGGAACTTAAAACCAATGTTTCTTTTAAAAGTTTGATTGGAAGAGGCAGTGGTGAAGAATTTCAGATGAAGTTTTCAGGAAATGGATGGGTTTTGATACAGCCATATGAGGAGATTTATGTGGTGGCGAAGTAA
- a CDS encoding DNA-deoxyinosine glycosylase, which produces MQNRISSFPPIINDTSKIIILGSIPGVKSLEKQQYYGHPQNKFWRIIFDLFNEEFTEDYAERIAILKKNHVALWDVIDSCERKGSLDSEIKNEEANQISELLEQYPNIQAIFCNGGKSHKNLQKLLGENFRIPIYLLPSTSPLHTISFERKFEDWKKILEYI; this is translated from the coding sequence ATGCAAAACCGCATCTCATCATTTCCACCAATTATCAATGATACTTCTAAAATCATAATTTTAGGATCAATCCCAGGTGTGAAATCTTTAGAAAAGCAACAATATTATGGTCATCCGCAGAATAAATTCTGGAGGATTATTTTTGACTTATTTAATGAAGAATTTACGGAAGATTATGCTGAAAGAATTGCTATATTAAAGAAAAATCATGTTGCACTTTGGGATGTTATTGATTCTTGCGAACGGAAAGGTAGTTTAGATTCTGAGATTAAAAATGAAGAAGCTAACCAAATCTCTGAACTTTTAGAGCAATACCCAAACATCCAAGCAATCTTTTGCAACGGTGGAAAGTCTCACAAAAATTTGCAGAAATTATTAGGCGAAAATTTTAGAATTCCTATCTATTTGTTGCCTTCGACAAGTCCACTTCACACTATTTCTTTTGAACGAAAATTTGAAGATTGGAAAAAGATTTTAGAATATATATAA